A genomic region of Oryza glaberrima chromosome 1, OglaRS2, whole genome shotgun sequence contains the following coding sequences:
- the LOC127764270 gene encoding uncharacterized protein LOC127764270 isoform X3 codes for MIYNGRHPRLSLPRLPLSASTASVRSASVAPPPSGRYRIRPPPVAAQSPLPPPPPSRRRPNPPSCRPAPAPVSPLSLSNPSPVDPRPPPQPTPSSAQTPISVASSTSGASIHDHDHDHAARRSGHRCCPSAGEVCAASASTGIAAAVPPPRKSSRLASTATYTESRRRPSAAERSLRLKLIGFTGQHQRRLADLHACCPPALPTDSDVPGESEFAGEDFEEFQEEFYSDAEGVEG; via the exons ATGATTTACAACGGACGGCATCCACGCCTCTCCCTcccgcgcctccctctctccgccTCAACCGCATCCGTGCGATCCGCTTCTGTCGCACCTCCCCCTTCTGGCCGCTATCGAATCCGTCCCCCTCCCGTCGCCGCCCAGTctcccctcccaccgccgcctccctcccgtcGCCGACCCAATCCGCCGTCTTGCCGCCCAGCTCCGGCTCCGGtctccccactctctctctcaaaccCGTCGCCTGTTGATCCCCGTCCTCCGCCGCAACCTACGCCCTCCTCCGCGCAGACACCGATCTCCGTCGCCAGTTCAACGTCGGGCGCATCCATCCACGACCACGACCACGACCACGCCGCCCGCCGATCCGGACATCGCTGCTGTCCCTCCGCCGGCGAAGTCTGTGCGGCCTCCGCCTCAACCggcatcgccgccgctgtcccTCCACCGCGGAAATCGTCACGCCTCGCCTCAACCGCCACCTATACGGAGTCACGCCGCCGTCCCTCCGCCGCTGAAAG GTCATTGCGCTTGAAATTAATTGGCTTCACTG gacAACACCAGCGACGCCTAGCGGATCTCCACGCCTGCTGCCCACCGGCACTGCCCACTG attccgacgttcccggagagtccgaatttgcaggagaagattttgaagagttccaag aggagttctacagtgatgctgaaggtgtggagggttag
- the LOC127764270 gene encoding uncharacterized protein LOC127764270 isoform X1, which yields MIYNGRHPRLSLPRLPLSASTASVRSASVAPPPSGRYRIRPPPVAAQSPLPPPPPSRRRPNPPSCRPAPAPVSPLSLSNPSPVDPRPPPQPTPSSAQTPISVASSTSGASIHDHDHDHAARRSGHRCCPSAGEVCAASASTGIAAAVPPPRKSSRLASTATYTESRRRPSAAERSLRLKLIGFTGQHQRRLADLHACCPPALPTDSDVPGESEFAGEDFEEFQGQQVMLKVWRVRRSPGQAACGMESPGLFILFSTA from the exons ATGATTTACAACGGACGGCATCCACGCCTCTCCCTcccgcgcctccctctctccgccTCAACCGCATCCGTGCGATCCGCTTCTGTCGCACCTCCCCCTTCTGGCCGCTATCGAATCCGTCCCCCTCCCGTCGCCGCCCAGTctcccctcccaccgccgcctccctcccgtcGCCGACCCAATCCGCCGTCTTGCCGCCCAGCTCCGGCTCCGGtctccccactctctctctcaaaccCGTCGCCTGTTGATCCCCGTCCTCCGCCGCAACCTACGCCCTCCTCCGCGCAGACACCGATCTCCGTCGCCAGTTCAACGTCGGGCGCATCCATCCACGACCACGACCACGACCACGCCGCCCGCCGATCCGGACATCGCTGCTGTCCCTCCGCCGGCGAAGTCTGTGCGGCCTCCGCCTCAACCggcatcgccgccgctgtcccTCCACCGCGGAAATCGTCACGCCTCGCCTCAACCGCCACCTATACGGAGTCACGCCGCCGTCCCTCCGCCGCTGAAAG GTCATTGCGCTTGAAATTAATTGGCTTCACTG gacAACACCAGCGACGCCTAGCGGATCTCCACGCCTGCTGCCCACCGGCACTGCCCACTG attccgacgttcccggagagtccgaatttgcaggagaagattttgaagagttccaaggtcagcaag tgatgctgaaggtgtggagggttaggcgtagccctggtcaagctgcttgtgggatggagtcgcctgggctctttattttattttccactgcttag
- the LOC127764270 gene encoding uncharacterized protein LOC127764270 isoform X2: protein MIYNGRHPRLSLPRLPLSASTASVRSASVAPPPSGRYRIRPPPVAAQSPLPPPPPSRRRPNPPSCRPAPAPVSPLSLSNPSPVDPRPPPQPTPSSAQTPISVASSTSGASIHDHDHDHAARRSGHRCCPSAGEVCAASASTGIAAAVPPPRKSSRLASTATYTESRRRPSAAERSLRLKLIGFTGQHQRRLADLHACCPPALPTDSDVPGESEFAGEDFEEFQGQQEEFYSDAEGVEG, encoded by the exons ATGATTTACAACGGACGGCATCCACGCCTCTCCCTcccgcgcctccctctctccgccTCAACCGCATCCGTGCGATCCGCTTCTGTCGCACCTCCCCCTTCTGGCCGCTATCGAATCCGTCCCCCTCCCGTCGCCGCCCAGTctcccctcccaccgccgcctccctcccgtcGCCGACCCAATCCGCCGTCTTGCCGCCCAGCTCCGGCTCCGGtctccccactctctctctcaaaccCGTCGCCTGTTGATCCCCGTCCTCCGCCGCAACCTACGCCCTCCTCCGCGCAGACACCGATCTCCGTCGCCAGTTCAACGTCGGGCGCATCCATCCACGACCACGACCACGACCACGCCGCCCGCCGATCCGGACATCGCTGCTGTCCCTCCGCCGGCGAAGTCTGTGCGGCCTCCGCCTCAACCggcatcgccgccgctgtcccTCCACCGCGGAAATCGTCACGCCTCGCCTCAACCGCCACCTATACGGAGTCACGCCGCCGTCCCTCCGCCGCTGAAAG GTCATTGCGCTTGAAATTAATTGGCTTCACTG gacAACACCAGCGACGCCTAGCGGATCTCCACGCCTGCTGCCCACCGGCACTGCCCACTG attccgacgttcccggagagtccgaatttgcaggagaagattttgaagagttccaaggtcagcaag aggagttctacagtgatgctgaaggtgtggagggttag